A stretch of Desulfobacter hydrogenophilus DNA encodes these proteins:
- a CDS encoding sirohydrochlorin cobaltochelatase, giving the protein MHQYGYIGRKMRLPKLKDHPAIIIATFGSSTKGQAAMDAVEAQIAENFADHQIYWAYTSAIIRRKRGLPSLLETLAKVESDGYRKAVVQPLHVFPGTEYQQAQESSLYFPGLRVVLGETLCHRWSFIESVLEEVSADFLTGENQINLLALHGTPLAADPVNMIYMGISQLVSGMYDNVYAATVEGVPNIQSVANQIKKDHARTPFTRIRLIPMMFLAGIHVEADLMGDKESWRTIFEDMGMEVDCPTITCGAQEYFKGLAFRKTCIQFFCQRLKRALDLMKHY; this is encoded by the coding sequence ATGCATCAATATGGTTACATTGGCCGCAAAATGCGGCTGCCAAAACTTAAAGATCACCCGGCAATCATCATTGCAACATTTGGCTCTTCTACCAAGGGCCAGGCCGCCATGGACGCAGTTGAAGCCCAGATTGCCGAAAATTTTGCCGACCATCAAATATACTGGGCGTACACATCCGCGATCATCCGCCGGAAAAGAGGGCTCCCAAGTCTTCTGGAAACCCTGGCCAAAGTGGAGTCTGACGGGTATCGCAAAGCCGTTGTTCAACCCTTGCATGTTTTTCCCGGCACAGAGTACCAGCAGGCCCAGGAGTCTTCTTTATATTTTCCCGGGCTGCGGGTGGTACTGGGAGAAACCCTGTGCCACCGGTGGAGTTTTATCGAATCGGTCCTGGAGGAGGTGTCTGCGGATTTTCTCACCGGGGAAAACCAGATCAACCTGCTTGCCCTGCACGGCACCCCTTTGGCGGCAGATCCGGTGAACATGATCTATATGGGCATCAGTCAACTTGTCTCGGGTATGTATGACAATGTTTATGCAGCCACGGTTGAAGGGGTTCCGAACATCCAAAGCGTTGCCAACCAAATTAAAAAAGACCACGCCCGGACACCGTTTACCCGGATTCGCCTGATCCCCATGATGTTTCTGGCGGGCATACATGTGGAAGCAGACCTTATGGGTGACAAGGAGAGCTGGCGCACCATATTTGAAGACATGGGAATGGAAGTGGACTGCCCCACCATCACCTGCGGGGCACAAGAATATTTCAAGGGCCTTGCATTCAGAAAAACGTGCATCCAATTTTTTTGCCAAAGACTTAAGCGGGCACTTGATCTTATGAAGCATTATTAA